The proteins below come from a single Nocardiopsis gilva YIM 90087 genomic window:
- a CDS encoding TetR/AcrR family transcriptional regulator: MARRQTDTRAEIRDVALELFAQRGFEKTSLREIAERLDITKAALYYHFPSKTDLLREVVNPLLTEVPAMLDAAEQAPDAGPRRILEDYFDVIARHRVVFMAMLSDLGSLARLDVMPAIFDWRDRLQVLLVGPNAGPADAARVTVAVGGLQDAAVMMGDGPADEIRAAAVAAAYRALHP; encoded by the coding sequence GTGGCGCGGCGGCAGACTGACACCAGGGCGGAGATCCGCGATGTCGCCCTGGAGCTTTTCGCCCAGCGGGGCTTCGAGAAGACGAGCCTCCGCGAGATCGCCGAGCGCCTCGACATCACCAAGGCGGCGCTCTACTACCACTTCCCGTCCAAGACGGATCTGCTGCGAGAAGTCGTGAACCCGCTGCTCACCGAGGTCCCAGCGATGCTCGACGCGGCGGAGCAGGCGCCCGACGCGGGACCGCGCCGGATCCTGGAGGACTACTTCGACGTCATCGCGCGGCACCGCGTCGTGTTCATGGCCATGCTCAGCGACCTCGGATCGCTGGCACGGCTCGACGTCATGCCTGCCATCTTCGATTGGCGCGACCGGCTGCAGGTGCTCCTCGTCGGCCCGAACGCGGGCCCGGCCGACGCCGCCCGCGTCACGGTCGCCGTCGGGGGACTGCAGGACGCGGCGGTCATGATGGGGGATGGACCAGCGGACGAAATCCGCGCCGCCGCCGTTGCTGCCGCCTACCGAGCTTTGCACCCGTGA
- the mazG gene encoding nucleoside triphosphate pyrophosphohydrolase translates to MSDASTTDNADNSPTAPVTGHRLLALVEVMDTLRRECPWDSRQTHESLAKYLLQEAYETLETIEEGDYGTLREELGDVLLQVLFHARIAQERGADGWTVDDVADAIIDKLTRRHPHVFGGTEVEGVDDVRANWETIKAAERARKGDPEASILEGVPFGQPAALLAYELQKRAVRNGLPEDLITDDGDAGGGLFAGVDAERRREADPEIDLRAAGRRFDQRVRAAEAKARADGHDPRALTPEQWRAYWGAERPGE, encoded by the coding sequence ATGAGCGACGCGTCCACCACAGACAACGCGGACAACAGTCCGACGGCCCCCGTCACCGGCCACCGTCTCCTCGCCCTCGTCGAGGTCATGGACACGCTGCGCCGCGAATGCCCGTGGGACTCCCGGCAGACCCACGAGTCGCTGGCCAAGTATCTGCTCCAGGAGGCCTACGAGACGCTGGAGACGATCGAGGAGGGCGACTACGGCACGCTCCGCGAGGAGCTCGGGGACGTGCTGCTTCAGGTGCTCTTCCACGCGCGGATCGCCCAGGAGCGCGGCGCGGACGGATGGACGGTCGACGACGTCGCCGACGCCATCATCGACAAGCTCACCCGGCGCCACCCGCACGTCTTCGGTGGAACCGAGGTCGAGGGTGTGGACGACGTCCGCGCCAACTGGGAGACGATCAAGGCCGCCGAGCGCGCCCGCAAGGGCGACCCCGAGGCCTCGATCCTGGAGGGCGTCCCCTTCGGCCAGCCGGCCGCGCTGCTCGCCTATGAGCTGCAGAAGCGGGCGGTGCGCAACGGGCTGCCCGAGGACCTCATCACCGACGACGGGGACGCGGGCGGCGGCCTGTTCGCCGGGGTCGACGCGGAACGCCGGCGGGAGGCCGACCCGGAGATCGACCTGCGCGCCGCGGGCCGCCGGTTCGATCAGCGGGTCCGCGCGGCGGAGGCCAAGGCCCGCGCCGACGGCCACGACCCCCGCGCGCTCACCCCTGAGCAGTGGCGCGCGTATTGGGGTGCGGAGCGGCCGGGGGAGTGA
- the mfd gene encoding transcription-repair coupling factor, producing MSLSGLLAVVADDPALKQTIATARSGHDPRLDLVAPPALRPFLVSALAADAPVGADRPILAITATEREAADLTDALGSLLPENTVALFPAWETLPHERLSPRSDTVGQRLAVLRRLAHPDPADPLTAPLRVVVAPIRSVLQPLVAGLGDLTPVRIRPGDEVALEDVVASLVDAGYARVDLVEKRGDIAVRGGILDVFPPTEEHPLRLEFWGDEVEEIRYFQVADQRSIGGEQAKSGVDAASGLFAPPCRELLLTPRVRERARALAEEHPSLADVLDKLADGISVEGMEAFAPVLADRMEPLFAYLPEGTHIVGCDPERIRTRSVELEATSKEFLDASWINAASGGEAPIDLGASAYKSIAQLRSDAEARGLPWWTLSPFGSGDVAEEEGAEASVTLGAAAADAYRGDTERALADVKSWLHDEWRVVLLTPGHGPAERLVDMLKDAGLGARLSPGVDSAPDPAIATVTTGLIEHGFVWRSVRLVVLTETDLVGQKSSTRDMRRMPSRRRGTVDPLQLKPGDYVVHEQHGVGRYIEMVSRNIQGATREYLVIEYAATKRGQPGDRLFVPTDQLDEVTRYVGGESPTLSKMGGADWSKTKSRARKVVREIAGDLIRLYSARQASPGHPFGPDTPWQRELEDAFPYVETPDQLAAIEEVKRDMAKPVPMDRLICGDVGYGKTEVAVRAAFKAVQDGKQVAVLVPTTLLVQQHMSTFSERYASFPITVKPLSRFQTDGEVEATREGLRTGEIDVVIGTHRLLSNETKFKSLGLIIIDEEQRFGVEHKEALKRLRTQVDVLAMSATPIPRTLEMGLTGIREMTTILTPPEERHPVLTFVGPYEEKQIAAAIRRELMRDGQVFFVHNRVASIEKVAATLSRLVPEARVAYAHGQMNEQQLEKVMVDFWEKNFDVLVSTTIVESGLDVPNANTLIVDRADTYGLSQLHQLRGRVGRGRERAYAYFLYPPEKPLTETAHERLTTVAQHTETGAGMYVAMKDLEIRGAGNILGAEQSGSIAGVGFDLYVRMVGEAVRELKGGEGAAEVEAETKVELPIDAHIPHDYVPGERLRLQSYKRIAGVTGNDDIAAAREELTDRFGAPPQPVDNLLSVARFRVLAKRAGLSDVVLQGTQIRFSPVELRESQQLRLRRLYPKAVYKEPAKTLLVPVPKAGGIGGRQLRDLELLQWCTELVEALFEPNKQKEPATTP from the coding sequence ATGAGCCTCTCTGGACTTCTCGCCGTCGTCGCCGACGACCCGGCGCTCAAGCAAACGATCGCGACCGCGCGCAGCGGTCACGACCCCCGTCTCGACCTCGTCGCGCCCCCGGCTCTGCGCCCGTTCCTGGTGTCCGCGCTGGCGGCCGACGCCCCAGTGGGCGCCGACCGTCCGATCCTCGCCATCACCGCCACCGAGCGGGAGGCCGCGGACCTGACCGACGCGCTGGGGTCGCTGCTGCCGGAGAACACCGTCGCGCTCTTCCCGGCCTGGGAGACACTGCCGCACGAACGGCTCTCGCCGCGCTCCGACACGGTCGGGCAGCGGCTCGCCGTGCTGCGCCGCCTCGCCCACCCCGACCCGGCCGACCCGCTGACCGCTCCCCTGCGCGTCGTCGTCGCGCCGATCCGCAGTGTCCTGCAGCCGCTGGTGGCGGGGCTCGGCGACCTCACGCCGGTGCGCATCCGCCCGGGTGACGAGGTCGCCCTGGAGGACGTCGTGGCCTCGCTCGTCGACGCCGGGTACGCCCGCGTCGACCTGGTGGAGAAGCGCGGCGACATCGCTGTTCGCGGCGGCATCCTCGACGTCTTTCCGCCCACTGAGGAGCACCCGCTGCGGCTGGAGTTCTGGGGCGACGAGGTCGAGGAGATCCGCTACTTCCAGGTCGCCGACCAGCGCTCCATCGGCGGCGAGCAGGCCAAGAGCGGCGTGGACGCCGCGTCGGGGCTGTTCGCCCCGCCCTGCCGCGAGCTGCTGCTGACCCCGCGGGTGCGGGAGCGTGCCAGGGCGCTCGCCGAGGAGCACCCGTCGCTCGCCGATGTGCTGGACAAGCTGGCCGACGGCATCTCGGTGGAGGGCATGGAGGCGTTCGCGCCGGTGCTCGCCGACCGGATGGAACCGCTCTTCGCCTACCTGCCCGAGGGCACCCACATCGTCGGCTGCGACCCCGAGCGCATCCGCACCCGGTCCGTCGAGCTGGAGGCGACCAGCAAGGAGTTCCTGGACGCCTCGTGGATCAACGCCGCCTCCGGCGGCGAGGCCCCCATCGACCTGGGCGCCTCCGCCTACAAGTCCATCGCCCAGCTGCGCTCCGACGCCGAGGCGCGCGGACTTCCGTGGTGGACGCTGAGCCCCTTCGGTTCCGGCGACGTCGCCGAGGAGGAGGGCGCCGAGGCGTCCGTGACGCTCGGCGCCGCCGCGGCCGACGCCTACCGCGGTGACACCGAGCGGGCGCTGGCCGATGTGAAGTCGTGGCTGCACGACGAGTGGCGCGTCGTCCTCCTCACACCGGGCCACGGCCCGGCCGAGCGCCTGGTCGACATGTTGAAGGACGCCGGACTCGGCGCGCGGCTGAGCCCGGGCGTGGACTCGGCGCCCGACCCCGCGATCGCGACGGTCACCACCGGGCTGATCGAGCACGGCTTCGTGTGGAGGTCGGTGCGCCTGGTCGTGCTGACCGAGACCGACCTCGTGGGGCAGAAGTCCTCGACCCGCGACATGCGCCGCATGCCCAGCCGCCGCCGCGGCACGGTCGACCCGCTCCAGCTCAAGCCGGGCGACTACGTGGTGCACGAGCAGCACGGCGTGGGCCGCTACATCGAGATGGTCAGCCGCAACATCCAGGGCGCCACCCGCGAGTACCTCGTCATCGAGTACGCGGCGACCAAGCGCGGCCAGCCCGGCGACCGCCTGTTCGTCCCCACCGACCAGCTCGACGAGGTCACCCGGTATGTGGGTGGCGAGTCGCCGACGCTGTCCAAGATGGGCGGCGCCGACTGGTCGAAGACGAAGAGCCGGGCGCGCAAGGTCGTCCGGGAGATCGCCGGCGACCTGATCCGGCTGTACTCGGCCCGGCAGGCGTCACCCGGCCACCCGTTCGGCCCGGACACCCCGTGGCAGCGGGAGCTGGAGGACGCGTTCCCCTATGTGGAGACGCCCGACCAGCTGGCCGCCATCGAGGAGGTCAAGCGCGACATGGCCAAGCCGGTCCCGATGGACCGGCTGATCTGCGGCGACGTGGGTTACGGCAAGACCGAGGTCGCGGTGCGCGCCGCGTTCAAGGCGGTGCAGGACGGCAAGCAGGTGGCGGTGCTCGTGCCGACCACCCTGCTGGTGCAGCAGCACATGTCGACGTTCTCCGAGCGCTACGCGTCCTTCCCGATCACCGTGAAGCCGCTGTCGCGGTTCCAGACCGACGGCGAGGTCGAGGCGACCCGCGAGGGGCTGCGCACGGGCGAGATCGACGTCGTCATCGGCACGCACCGGCTGCTGTCGAACGAGACGAAGTTCAAGAGCCTGGGCCTGATCATCATCGACGAGGAGCAGCGCTTCGGTGTGGAGCACAAGGAGGCGCTGAAGCGGCTGCGCACCCAGGTCGACGTGCTCGCGATGTCGGCGACCCCGATCCCGCGGACCCTGGAGATGGGGCTCACCGGCATCCGGGAGATGACCACCATCCTCACCCCGCCCGAGGAGCGGCACCCGGTGCTGACGTTCGTCGGCCCCTACGAGGAGAAGCAGATCGCCGCCGCCATCCGCCGCGAGCTGATGCGCGACGGCCAGGTGTTCTTCGTGCACAACCGGGTGGCCTCGATCGAGAAGGTCGCCGCGACCCTGAGCAGACTCGTGCCCGAGGCGCGGGTGGCCTACGCGCATGGGCAGATGAACGAGCAGCAGCTCGAAAAGGTCATGGTCGACTTCTGGGAGAAGAACTTCGACGTCCTGGTCTCCACCACGATCGTGGAGTCCGGGCTCGACGTCCCCAACGCCAACACGCTGATCGTCGACCGCGCCGACACCTACGGCCTGTCACAGCTGCACCAGCTGCGCGGCCGCGTGGGCCGCGGCCGGGAGCGGGCCTACGCCTACTTCCTGTACCCGCCGGAGAAGCCGCTGACCGAGACCGCCCACGAGCGGCTGACCACGGTCGCCCAGCACACCGAGACCGGTGCGGGCATGTACGTGGCCATGAAGGACCTGGAGATCCGCGGCGCGGGCAACATCCTCGGCGCCGAGCAGTCCGGCAGCATCGCCGGGGTCGGGTTCGACCTGTACGTCCGCATGGTCGGCGAGGCCGTCCGCGAACTGAAGGGCGGCGAAGGCGCGGCCGAGGTTGAGGCGGAGACCAAGGTCGAGCTCCCCATCGACGCGCACATCCCCCACGACTACGTGCCGGGCGAGCGGCTGCGGCTGCAGTCCTACAAGCGGATCGCGGGCGTCACCGGCAACGACGACATCGCCGCGGCCCGCGAGGAACTCACCGACCGCTTCGGCGCACCGCCGCAGCCGGTGGACAACCTCCTCAGCGTGGCCCGCTTCCGGGTGCTGGCCAAGCGCGCGGGCCTGAGCGACGTCGTCCTGCAGGGCACCCAGATCCGCTTCAGCCCGGTGGAGCTACGCGAGTCCCAGCAGCTGCGCCTGCGGCGGCTGTACCCCAAGGCCGTCTACAAGGAACCCGCCAAGACCCTCCTGGTCCCGGTCCCCAAGGCGGGCGGAATCGGTGGCCGCCAACTGCGCGACCTGGAACTGCTCCAGTGGTGCACCGAGCTGGTAGAGGCACTGTTCGAGCCGAACAAGCAGAAGGAGCCGGCCACCACGCCGTGA
- the cysC gene encoding adenylyl-sulfate kinase translates to MDANQLDADQQGQGQQDTAPVFTPDPVTLAHLELILNGGYPLPGFMTSEEAASTIKHGRLPDGTPWPVPVTLPVPDTLADAERLVLADPEGAPLAELDVSERWWCDDSDRDHEHGHRLAGEVRFARPPMYGVLRHLRMAPAEIRGQRAIGGFADRPLLAVLADRPLHHRSLHQIRAAAEEAVEEGRAEVLVIINTPLDDEGLTAAILAAEPLLPPRTRFVVTTLPTRGGAHTLPTGRYDLLAAHVARAYDATHLLIDRAPGTPAPSEEDRGPAPIPILPGAEWRYDTREELWRHADQVAPDRAETEPGDAEVEEMLARGRELPSWFTPARVAAELHRLRPARTRRGLTLFFTGLSGSGKSTIARGVAEGVRRAGRSVTLLDGDVVRRMLSAGLTFSREDRDLNIRRIGYVAAEITRHGGVAICAPIAPYAATRAQVRAMVEENGDFFLVHVATPLEVCEARDRKGLYAKARAGEIPEFTGVSDPYEEPTDAELVLDTQDTTEGESVAEVLAALRSGGWLPDHN, encoded by the coding sequence TTGGACGCCAACCAGTTGGACGCCGACCAGCAGGGGCAGGGCCAACAGGACACGGCGCCGGTGTTCACCCCGGACCCGGTGACGCTGGCCCACCTGGAGCTGATCCTCAACGGCGGTTATCCCCTGCCCGGCTTCATGACCTCGGAGGAAGCCGCGTCCACGATCAAGCACGGGCGACTGCCCGACGGGACACCCTGGCCGGTTCCGGTCACCCTTCCCGTGCCCGACACACTCGCCGACGCCGAGCGGCTGGTCCTCGCCGACCCCGAGGGTGCCCCGCTGGCCGAACTCGACGTCAGCGAGCGCTGGTGGTGTGACGACAGCGACCGCGACCACGAGCACGGCCACCGGCTGGCCGGTGAGGTGCGCTTCGCCCGGCCGCCGATGTACGGGGTCCTGCGCCACCTGCGGATGGCCCCGGCCGAGATCCGCGGCCAGCGTGCGATCGGAGGGTTCGCCGACCGCCCTCTGCTGGCCGTGCTGGCCGACCGGCCGCTGCACCACCGCTCCCTGCACCAGATCCGCGCCGCCGCCGAGGAGGCCGTCGAGGAGGGCCGCGCCGAGGTCCTGGTGATCATCAATACTCCGCTCGACGACGAGGGGCTGACCGCGGCGATCCTCGCCGCCGAGCCGCTGCTGCCGCCGCGGACCAGGTTCGTGGTGACCACCCTGCCCACGCGCGGCGGTGCCCATACGCTGCCGACCGGCCGCTATGACCTGCTCGCCGCGCACGTGGCGCGCGCGTATGACGCCACCCACCTGCTCATCGACCGCGCCCCGGGGACTCCGGCGCCCTCGGAAGAGGACCGGGGCCCCGCGCCGATCCCGATTCTCCCGGGCGCGGAGTGGCGCTACGACACGCGTGAGGAACTGTGGCGCCACGCCGACCAGGTGGCACCCGACCGCGCCGAAACCGAGCCCGGAGACGCCGAGGTTGAGGAGATGCTCGCGCGCGGCCGGGAGCTGCCCTCCTGGTTCACCCCGGCCCGGGTGGCCGCCGAGCTCCACCGGCTCCGCCCGGCGCGGACCCGGCGCGGCCTCACCCTGTTCTTCACCGGCCTGTCGGGGTCGGGCAAGTCCACGATCGCGCGCGGTGTGGCCGAGGGGGTGCGCCGCGCGGGACGGAGCGTGACCCTGCTCGACGGCGATGTCGTCCGGCGGATGCTCTCGGCCGGGCTCACCTTCTCCCGCGAGGACCGCGACCTCAACATCCGCCGCATCGGCTATGTCGCCGCCGAGATCACCCGGCACGGCGGCGTGGCGATCTGCGCCCCCATCGCTCCCTATGCCGCCACGCGCGCCCAGGTGCGCGCCATGGTGGAGGAGAACGGCGACTTCTTCCTCGTGCACGTCGCCACCCCGTTGGAGGTGTGCGAGGCGCGCGACCGCAAGGGGCTGTACGCGAAGGCCCGCGCGGGGGAGATTCCGGAGTTCACCGGCGTGTCCGACCCTTACGAGGAGCCGACCGACGCCGAGCTGGTGCTGGACACCCAGGACACCACCGAGGGGGAGTCCGTGGCCGAGGTGCTCGCGGCACTCCGCTCCGGCGGCTGGCTGCCCGACCACAACTGA
- a CDS encoding FAD-dependent monooxygenase, translating into MTTTDSNVLISGASIAGPALAYWLREHGFTPTVLERAPRLRDGGYAIDVRGTAVDVVDRMGLLADVRRAYTQMRTMSIVKGDGRASVAVGLSLFGQEESTRDVELMRGHLSRLLYQATKDDVEYVFGDSITAMEESAEGVRVTFEKGAPRTFGLVVGADGLHSNVRRLVFGPEEPFRRYLGRYISIFSVPNHLGLDREVRLYNTPNRLTAMYSSAPHTGRIEPPLPGEENDPGVNPEAKAMFAFATRREVPFDHRDVAAQKRIIAAVFAREGWEAPRLLQEMWNADDFYFDTISQIHMDRWSHGRVTLVGDAAHGPSPMSGQGSSLALVGAYVLAGKLAAADGDHTTAFARYESRMRGFAEQNQAIASSGLGIVTPTTRSGIWLRDQGLGLASRMPGLARRGDPVQKAANAIDLPDYPGPRLIREGA; encoded by the coding sequence ATGACCACCACCGACAGCAACGTCCTCATCTCCGGTGCGAGCATCGCCGGGCCCGCATTGGCCTACTGGCTGCGCGAACACGGCTTCACGCCCACGGTCCTCGAACGGGCGCCGCGCCTGCGTGACGGTGGATACGCGATCGACGTGCGCGGCACCGCCGTCGACGTCGTGGACCGGATGGGGCTGCTCGCCGACGTCCGCCGGGCGTACACCCAGATGCGCACGATGTCGATCGTCAAGGGCGACGGGCGGGCCAGCGTCGCGGTCGGCCTTTCCTTGTTCGGCCAGGAGGAGTCCACCCGGGACGTGGAGCTGATGCGCGGCCACCTGAGCCGACTGCTTTACCAGGCGACCAAGGACGACGTGGAGTACGTGTTCGGCGACTCGATCACCGCGATGGAGGAGAGCGCCGAGGGCGTGCGGGTGACCTTCGAGAAAGGCGCCCCGCGCACTTTCGGGCTCGTCGTAGGCGCCGACGGGCTGCACTCCAATGTGCGGCGCCTCGTCTTCGGGCCGGAGGAGCCGTTCCGGCGCTATCTCGGCCGCTACATCTCGATCTTCAGCGTCCCCAACCACCTCGGCCTGGACCGGGAGGTGCGGCTGTACAACACACCGAACCGGCTCACCGCCATGTACAGCTCGGCCCCGCACACCGGCCGGATCGAGCCGCCACTCCCGGGTGAGGAGAACGACCCCGGGGTGAACCCCGAGGCCAAGGCGATGTTCGCGTTCGCCACCCGCCGCGAGGTGCCCTTCGACCATCGCGACGTCGCGGCCCAGAAGCGGATCATCGCGGCAGTCTTCGCCAGGGAAGGGTGGGAGGCGCCCCGGCTGCTGCAGGAGATGTGGAACGCCGACGACTTTTACTTCGACACGATCAGCCAGATCCACATGGATCGCTGGTCACACGGACGCGTCACGCTCGTCGGCGACGCCGCGCACGGTCCGTCACCGATGTCGGGTCAGGGTTCGAGCCTCGCGCTGGTGGGCGCCTACGTCCTCGCCGGTAAACTCGCGGCGGCCGATGGTGACCACACCACGGCGTTCGCCCGATACGAGTCTCGGATGCGGGGGTTCGCCGAGCAGAACCAAGCGATCGCCAGCAGCGGCCTGGGCATCGTCACCCCGACCACCCGCAGCGGTATCTGGCTGCGCGACCAGGGCCTCGGCCTCGCCTCCCGCATGCCGGGCCTCGCCCGCCGGGGGGATCCCGTCCAGAAGGCCGCCAACGCCATCGACCTGCCGGACTACCCCGGACCCCGGCTGATCAGGGAAGGAGCGTGA
- the eno gene encoding phosphopyruvate hydratase — MSSIEAVQAREILDSRGNPTVEVEVLLDDGTIARAAVPSGASTGQFEAVELRDGGERYGGKGVEKAVVAVNDDIAEEILGFAPDEQRLIDRALIDLDGTPDKSKLGANAILGTSLAVAQAAAETAGLHLFRYLGGPNAHVLPVPMMNILNGGAHADTNVDIQEFMIAPIGAASFRQAVRWGAEVYHALKAVLKAHGLATGVGDEGGFAPNLESNRAALDLIIEAIQKAGYTPGRDIALALDVAASEFYADGAYKFEGKTRTAEEMATYYGELVDAYPLVSIEDPLNEEDWEGWQKLNASLGDKVQLVGDDLFVTNPERLQRGIDSKAANSLLVKVNQIGTLTETFEAVALAQRNGYTAMISHRSGETEDTTIADIAVATNAGQIKTGAPARSERVAKYNQLLRIEEELDDAAIYAGVSAFPRFKPQD; from the coding sequence TTGTCGTCGATCGAGGCAGTGCAGGCGCGGGAGATCCTGGATTCCCGCGGTAATCCGACGGTGGAGGTCGAGGTCCTGCTCGACGACGGGACGATCGCCCGGGCGGCGGTCCCCAGTGGCGCGTCCACCGGGCAGTTCGAGGCGGTGGAACTGCGTGACGGCGGCGAGCGCTACGGCGGCAAGGGCGTCGAGAAGGCCGTGGTCGCCGTCAACGACGACATCGCCGAGGAGATCCTCGGGTTCGCCCCGGACGAGCAGCGGCTGATCGACCGCGCGCTCATCGACCTGGACGGCACCCCCGACAAGTCGAAGCTCGGGGCCAACGCCATCCTCGGCACCTCCCTCGCGGTGGCGCAGGCCGCCGCGGAGACCGCGGGCCTCCACCTCTTCCGGTACCTCGGCGGCCCGAACGCACACGTGCTGCCGGTGCCGATGATGAACATCCTCAACGGCGGCGCCCACGCCGACACCAACGTCGACATCCAGGAGTTCATGATCGCCCCGATCGGGGCGGCGAGCTTCCGCCAGGCGGTCCGCTGGGGCGCCGAGGTCTACCACGCGCTCAAGGCGGTGCTGAAGGCCCACGGCCTGGCCACCGGCGTCGGCGACGAGGGCGGCTTCGCCCCGAACCTGGAGAGCAACCGGGCCGCGCTCGACCTGATCATCGAGGCCATCCAGAAGGCCGGGTACACCCCGGGCCGCGACATCGCGCTCGCCCTCGACGTCGCCGCCAGCGAGTTCTACGCCGACGGTGCCTACAAGTTCGAGGGCAAGACCCGCACCGCCGAGGAGATGGCCACCTACTACGGCGAGCTCGTCGACGCCTACCCGCTCGTCTCGATCGAGGACCCGCTCAACGAGGAGGACTGGGAGGGCTGGCAGAAGCTGAACGCCTCCCTGGGCGACAAGGTCCAGCTGGTGGGCGACGACCTGTTCGTCACCAACCCCGAGCGCCTGCAGCGCGGCATCGACTCCAAGGCCGCCAACTCGCTGCTGGTCAAGGTCAACCAGATCGGTACGCTCACCGAGACCTTCGAGGCGGTCGCCCTGGCCCAGCGCAACGGCTACACCGCGATGATCTCGCACCGCTCCGGCGAGACCGAGGACACCACCATCGCCGACATCGCCGTCGCGACCAACGCCGGCCAGATCAAGACCGGTGCCCCGGCCCGCAGCGAGCGCGTCGCCAAGTACAACCAGCTGCTGCGCATCGAGGAGGAACTGGACGACGCCGCGATTTATGCCGGTGTGTCGGCCTTCCCGCGCTTCAAGCCGCAGGACTAG
- a CDS encoding FtsW/RodA/SpoVE family cell cycle protein: MTPEPIDTGIRPRRRNVEFALLLLAVVILAGGLCLAGLEIDGRVPDDLALFVGGFGGAVLALHIALRRLAPWADPLILPLAAALNGLGLTVIWGLHRIGGPTQSEAGKQLMWSVLGIVGCLVVLLAIREPRRLQRYPYLMAVAGLVLLALPMIPVIGIDAYGAHRWIGMRGFTVQPSEFAKLLLVVFLAAYLGMKRDVLSTAARQLRVRGVKVFSLPRMRDLGPMTVAWGFAILLLVGTKDLGASLLLFSVFLAILYTATGRKSWVGIGLLMFSAGATVAWAMFVHVRQRVVIWLNPFEPHVYHADGGSYQLVQGMFALADGGLFGTGFSGGRAAEIFAADSDFILVSIGEKLGLTGLMAVVILLLLLAERGFRIALASREIFVKLMATGFAFLLAFQVFVVLGGVTQIIPLTGMTTPFLAAGGSSLVSSWIMIGLWLRLSDSARRPPPTGKAHAQLEDATEVIQLPVHAATRSDDEAEGDQAEGEQGDAGSADGADVTPPAAPHPNTRATAQG; encoded by the coding sequence GTGACACCCGAACCCATCGATACAGGGATACGACCGCGGCGGCGCAACGTCGAGTTCGCGCTGCTGCTCCTCGCGGTCGTGATCCTGGCAGGCGGGCTGTGCCTGGCCGGCCTGGAGATCGATGGACGCGTGCCCGATGACCTGGCTCTGTTCGTCGGCGGCTTCGGCGGGGCGGTGCTGGCGCTGCACATCGCGCTGCGACGCCTCGCGCCCTGGGCCGATCCGCTGATCCTGCCGCTGGCCGCCGCGCTCAACGGTCTCGGGCTGACCGTTATCTGGGGGCTGCACCGCATCGGCGGACCCACCCAGTCCGAGGCGGGCAAGCAGCTCATGTGGTCCGTACTCGGGATAGTGGGGTGCCTGGTGGTGCTCCTCGCGATCCGGGAGCCGCGCAGGCTGCAGCGCTATCCCTACCTCATGGCGGTCGCCGGGCTGGTGCTGCTCGCACTGCCGATGATACCGGTGATCGGCATCGACGCCTACGGCGCCCACCGGTGGATCGGGATGCGCGGCTTCACCGTCCAGCCCTCCGAGTTCGCCAAGCTCCTGCTGGTCGTCTTCCTCGCCGCCTACCTGGGCATGAAGCGCGACGTGCTGTCGACGGCCGCCCGCCAGCTGCGCGTACGCGGCGTGAAGGTCTTCAGCCTCCCGCGCATGCGCGACCTGGGCCCGATGACGGTCGCCTGGGGGTTCGCCATCCTGCTGCTGGTGGGCACCAAGGACCTCGGTGCCTCACTGCTCCTGTTCAGCGTCTTCCTGGCCATCCTCTATACGGCGACCGGGCGCAAGTCCTGGGTCGGCATCGGGCTGCTGATGTTCTCGGCCGGGGCGACGGTCGCCTGGGCAATGTTCGTCCACGTGCGCCAGCGCGTCGTCATCTGGCTGAACCCGTTCGAACCGCACGTCTACCACGCCGACGGCGGCAGCTACCAGCTGGTGCAGGGCATGTTCGCGCTGGCCGACGGCGGACTGTTCGGCACCGGCTTCTCCGGCGGCCGGGCAGCGGAGATCTTCGCCGCCGACAGCGACTTCATCCTCGTCTCCATCGGCGAAAAGCTCGGGCTCACCGGGCTGATGGCCGTGGTGATCCTGCTTCTGCTGCTCGCCGAGCGCGGCTTCAGGATCGCGCTCGCCTCCCGCGAGATCTTCGTGAAGCTGATGGCCACCGGTTTCGCGTTCTTGCTCGCCTTCCAGGTGTTCGTGGTGCTGGGCGGGGTCACCCAGATCATCCCGCTGACCGGGATGACCACGCCCTTCCTCGCGGCGGGCGGGTCGTCGCTGGTGTCGAGCTGGATCATGATCGGGCTGTGGTTGCGCCTGAGTGACAGCGCCCGCCGTCCGCCCCCGACGGGGAAGGCGCACGCCCAGCTGGAGGACGCCACCGAGGTCATCCAGCTCCCGGTGCACGCGGCGACGCGATCCGACGACGAGGCAGAGGGAGATCAGGCAGAGGGGGAGCAAGGGGACGCGGGGAGCGCGGATGGCGCGGACGTCACTCCCCCGGCCGCTCCGCACCCCAATACGCGCGCCACTGCTCAGGGGTGA